The genomic segment CGTAACACCGATAGCCGCACTGCCGCCTTCAGCTTTCAATGTTGTTAACTCATCAATTTTATCTTTATCATGGAAGAAAGATAATCCGAACTCCACCTGGCCTTTGCCCGTACCCTGAGTTCCGGCATCGTCCGTGACCAGCGGATGCCCCGCCATCGCAATACCTGTCATCATGAAAAATCCCATGACCGATAATACCACACACTTCATTTTTTTCTCCTTTTCTCGTTCTTCAGCTCAGCGGTTAATCCATACAACAGTAAGTTGAGCTTCAATGAATCTTCTTTCCCCAACGGGGAACGGCAAAAACCACTAAGGCGCCAATTGTCCCTGGATCTCTTTCCGGGGAGGAGGGCGGAGGCAATCGCTTACTTTCCCTCTTTCCAAGATGGAGAGAGAGGATAATTTTATTACTTCGGCAACGAAATGCAACAAGGGTATCCGGAATCCGGAAAACCGTTAAAAGCACGGGATTCCCGCACGCGTGATCTTCAGGTTATTCGCGGGAACACCGAACATGGTGATAAATTATTGCCGGAGTAATAATATTGCTCATGATTCAAACAGGTTTTTTATTCCCGCTGCTTCTTCCGGCAATTACCGCAATTTCCGTAAAGGTACATTTCATGATCCGTCAGCTCAAAGCCTTCGCTTTCCGCTACCCGCTTCTGCAACTCTTCAATGACCGAATCTATCACTTCGACTGTTTTGCCGCAGCCCCGGCAGACGAGGTGATCGTGATGCGGATGATTGTAGCAATGCTCATAGCGCATCACGCCGTCGCCGAAATCTACCTCACGGGCCAGCCCCGCTTCAACAATCAGACGCAGGACCCGGTAAACCGTGGCCTGTCCAAAGGAAGGATCGCGCTTTTTGACGATATCGTAGAGCTGTTCGGCGGTAATGTGTTCTTCATGCTTCAGAAAAGTATCCAGAATCATCCCGCGCTGCGGCGTCTCCCGCAGATTCTTCATGATCAGATAATTGTCAAAAATTTCTTTCTCA from the Deltaproteobacteria bacterium HGW-Deltaproteobacteria-6 genome contains:
- a CDS encoding transcriptional repressor; its protein translation is MKSEKEIFDNYLIMKNLRETPQRGMILDTFLKHEEHITAEQLYDIVKKRDPSFGQATVYRVLRLIVEAGLAREVDFGDGVMRYEHCYNHPHHDHLVCRGCGKTVEVIDSVIEELQKRVAESEGFELTDHEMYLYGNCGNCRKKQRE